A single Aspergillus chevalieri M1 DNA, chromosome 3, nearly complete sequence DNA region contains:
- a CDS encoding cation diffusion facilitator family transporter (COG:P;~EggNog:ENOG410PF7X;~InterPro:IPR002524,IPR036837,IPR027470,IPR027469;~PFAM:PF01545,PF16916;~TransMembrane:5 (i168-189o195-216i237-257o277-297i334-354o);~go_component: GO:0016021 - integral component of membrane [Evidence IEA];~go_function: GO:0008324 - cation transmembrane transporter activity [Evidence IEA];~go_process: GO:0006812 - cation transport [Evidence IEA];~go_process: GO:0055085 - transmembrane transport [Evidence IEA]), protein MEDHVRQSMSNHPSPFTHHHHQFPRDHHSPLSYNEATSTALEPIEQNQQQQYHRSTSDSDEENQPPPRYTPENDPFQLASKIKSEEEIRQIQIQANTSRKRKIAGTGGTAAVAATALKNPKATLAGSSRLSGFYKTQNENIERMLKPVEEHVRAARETNSNNQLRYKIAVYGSFAANVALAILQLYGAIASGSLSLFTTMADAIFDPMSNLTLLLCNKAVNRVNPRKFPAGKARIETAGNICFCFLMTSVSFILIAFSCRELAEGSTSPTGEFHLPSVIAVVVAFVTKLALFMYCWAMRNQVSQIRILWEDHRNDLIINGFGILTSVGGSKLRWWIDPMGAIILSCLVAFLWLYTAYHEFQLLIGVTADTKMQQLITYISMTHSPMITAIDTVRAYTSGPRLLVEVDIVMEPSESLRATHDVAEELQMKLESLPDVERAYVHVDYETTHKPEHFLKKEL, encoded by the coding sequence ATGGAGGACCATGTTCGACAGAGCATGTCCAACCACCCATCACCCTTCacccatcatcaccaccaatTCCCCCGAGACCACCACTCCCCCCTCTCCTACAACGAAGCCACGAGCACGGCTTTGGAACCGATCGAACAGaatcaacagcagcaataCCACCGTTCGACCAGTGACAGCGACGAAGAAAACCAGCCGCCGCCGCGCTACACCCCCGAAAATGACCCCTTCCAACTAGCCTCGAAGATCAAGTCGGAGGAAGAGATCCGTCAGATTCAAATCCAGGCCAACACATCCCGGAAGCGGAAGATAGCGGGAACTGGTGGCACGGCCGCGGTGGCAGCTACGGCATTGAAAAATCCCAAGGCTACCCTGGCCGGATCGAGCCGGCTTTCGGGATTCTACAAGACGCAGAACGAGAACATCGAGCGGATGCTGAAGCCCGTCGAGGAACACGTCCGGGCCGCGCGTGAAacaaacagcaacaaccagcTTCGCTACAAGATCGCCGTGTACGGTAGTTTCGCGGCCAACGTCGCGCTAGCCATCCTCCAGCTCTACGGTGCCATTGCGTCCGGCTCGCTCTCTCTCTTCACAACAATGGCAGACGCCATCTTCGACCCAATGTCGAACCTCACCCTGCTCCTCTGCAACAAAGCCGTCAATCGTGTGAACCCGCGCAAATTCCCTGCTGGCAAAGCTCGCATCGAAACAGCTGGCAAcatctgcttctgcttcctcatgacctccgtctccttcatcctcatcgccTTCTCCTGCCGCGAACTAGCCGAAGGCTCCACCTCCCCCACTGGTGAATTCCACCTTCCCTCCGTCAtcgccgtcgtcgtcgcCTTCGTCACAAAACTAGCCCTCTTCATGTACTGCTGGGCCATGCGCAACCAAGTCTCCCAAATCCGCATCCTCTGGGAAGACCACCGCAACGACCTCATCATCAACGGCTTCGGTATCCTCACCTCCGTCGGCGGCAGCAAACTCCGCTGGTGGATCGACCCCATGGGCGCCATCATCCTGTCCTGCCTCGTCGCCTTTTTGTGGCTGTATACCGCATACCACGAGTTCCAGCTGCTCATTGGGGTCACCGCTGATACCAAGATGCAGCAGCTGATCACATACATCTCGATGACGCACTCGCCGATGATCACGGCGATTGATACCGTTCGCGCGTATACGTCTGGGCCAAGACTGCTGGTTGAGGTTGATATTGTGATGGAGCCGAGTGAGTCGCTGCGTGCTACGCATGATGTTGCGGAGGAATTGCAGATGAAGCTCGAGTCGTTGCCGGATGTGGAGAGGGCGTATGTGCATGTGGACTATGAGACGACGCATAAGCCGGAGCATTTCTTGAAGAAGGAACTGTAA
- the SDA1 gene encoding SDA1 family protein (BUSCO:EOG09260TLW;~COG:D,Z;~EggNog:ENOG410PFF6;~InterPro:IPR012977,IPR027312,IPR016024,IPR007949;~PFAM:PF05285,PF08158;~go_process: GO:0000055 - ribosomal large subunit export from nucleus [Evidence IEA];~go_process: GO:0030036 - actin cytoskeleton organization [Evidence IEA];~go_process: GO:0042273 - ribosomal large subunit biogenesis [Evidence IEA]), producing MVKRKLGALEKVEADLPNLQHKVRRDPKSYIEDFRAQHYQYESHREIFMAAPTAATDTGVISLRELIDFISHVADCYPDITKDFPQQLIDMLTQHHLVLEPELREKIVGSLVLLRKKDLMDSATLLQTLFPILISTPSKTLRALLFQKILMDLRTSNSKTTNHKLNKTMQTVLFNLVTSDRTSSKGVWAVKLTRELWKRQIWTDSKTVEVMKETCLSEHEKVVTGGVRFFLGGDKEREEIEDESSDEEAIDVGRVKHQVGINKKTKKKSRAVEKAKQTVKRKERKKNQPHPLNFSALHLLHDPQGFAESLFQKHLQNTKSNLKLEQKLQVLQLVTRLVGLHQLHIMPLYSYFQKYLTPRQPSVTSFLASLAQASHELVPPDVLEPLVQKIANEFVSEASASEVATAGLNAIREVCVRQPLAMNETLLQDLVMYRKSKDKGVVMAARGLLSLYRDVGAEMLKRRDRGKEASMSLRAGDRKERRFGEQEVGGIEGLDLLEKYKEEERRRKNIEKGLPSDAEDDGEENEEENWANWNVDDDEDSDDSGGWINVQDDDEINLSDSDDENDKKDGPPNKKPKQDEDAEKEKVDTEQKMLNLATTRILTPADLAKLQELRTEAAINAHLPTKRGQNNNPASRHADDPLTAAEIEGLNALSAGKLTREEKIAHAKEGKTDRSEFKSSTAKRQERKVAEGKSTTNKEKARRKNFMMTLGKAKSKNKRSLVETRNVLRAHQERQKRGGRRGNNG from the exons ATGGTGAAAAGAAAGCTTGgagccttggaaaaggttgAGGCAGATTT GCCCAATCTGCAGCATAAAGTCCGACGGGATCCTAA GTCCTACATCGAGGATTTCCGCGCCCAGCACTATCAATATGAGAGTCACCGCGAGATTTTCATGGCAGCGCCCACGGCTGCCACTGATACTGGAGTCATTTCGCTGAGAGAATTGATCGACTTCATTTCTCATGTCGCCGACTGCTACCCAGATATCACCAAGGACTTCCCACAGCAGCTCATCGACATGCTGACACAACATCACCTGGTTCTGGAGCCGGAACTGCGCGAGAAGATTGTGGGCAGTTTGGTGCTCCTTCGGAAGAAGGATCTTATGGATTCGGCTAC ACTCCTTCAAACACTGTTCCCGATCCTCATCTCTACCCCGAGCAAGACGCTGCGAGCACTACTCTTCCAAAAGATTCTCATGGATCTCCGTACATCCAACTCAAAGACAACGAACCATAAGCTCAACAAGACTATGCAAACCGTCCTTTTCAACCTGGTCACATCAGATCGCACTTCCTCCAAGGGAGTCTGGGCCGTCAAGCTCACCCGCGAGCTATGGAAGCGCCAAATCTGGACCGATTCTAAGACGGTTGAGGTTATGAAGGAGACGTGCCTGTCGGAACACGAGAAGGTCGTTACCGGTGGAGTTCGCTTTTTCCTAGGTGGAGATAAAGAACGAGAAGAGATCGAGGATGAAAGCAGCGACGAAGAGGCCATTGATGTCGGGCGGGTCAAGCACCAAGTCGGTATCaacaagaagaccaagaagaaGTCGCGCGCCGTCGAAAAGGCCAAGCAAACCGTTAAGAGAAAGGAGCGCAAGAAGAACCAACCCCACCCTCTGAACTTCTCTGCCCTGCATCTCTTGCACGACCCCCAAGGGTTTGCGGAGTCTCTATTCCAGAAGCACCTGCAAAACACTAAGTCGAATCTTAAACTGGAGCAAAAGCTGCAAGTGTTGCAGCTTGTGACTCGTCTGGTCGGGTTGCACCAGCTGCACATTATGCCGCTCTACTCTTACTTCCAGAAGTATCTCACACCCCGACAACCCTCCGTCACCTCATTCTTGGCCTCGCTTGCGCAGGCATCGCACGAATTAGTTCCTCCGGATGTGCTTGAGCCTCTTGTCCAGAAGATCGCGAACGAGTTCGTTTCTGAAGCCTCCGCATCAGAGGTCGCCACTGCCGGTCTCAATGCTATCCGTGAAGTCTGCGTGCGTCAACCGCTCGCAATGAATGAGACCTTGTTGCAAGATCTCGTTATGTACCGGAAGAGTAAAGACAAGGGTGTCGTGATGGCAGCAAGAGGATTGCTCAGTCTCTATAGAGACGTGGGTGCAGAGATGCTCAAGAGAAGGGACCGGGGCAAGGAGGCATCCATGAGCTTGCGGGCCGGAGACCGGAAGGAGAGACGATTCGGTGAACAAGAAGTCGGCGGAATTGAAGGCCTGGATCTTCTGGAGAAGTacaaggaggaagagcgcCGGAGAAAGAACATCGAGAAAGGTCTTCCTTCAGACGCAGAAGACGACGGAGAGGAGAATGAGGAGGAAAACTGGGCTAATTGGAACGTGGACGATGACGAGGACAGCGATGATTCTGGTGGCTGGATCAACGTACAAGATGACGATGAAATCAACCTGAGCGATTCCGACGACGAGAACGACAAGAAAGACGGGCCACCcaacaagaagcccaagcAAGACGAAGAtgctgagaaggagaaggtcgATACAGAGCAGAAGATGCTCAACCTCGCAACAACCCGTATCCTGACCCCCGCAGATCTGGCTAAACTCCAAGAACTGCGTACCGAAGCCGCCATCAACGCCCACCTCCCCACAAAACGAGGccagaacaacaaccccGCTTCCCGCCACGCAGACGACCCCCTGACAGCCGCAGAGATTGAGGGTCTCAATGCCCTCTCTGCCGGCAAGCTCACGCGCGAGGAGAAGATCGCCCATGCCAAGGAAGGAAAGACCGATAGGTCCGAATTCAAGAGTTCTACCGCGAAGCGCCAGGAGCGCAAGGTGGCTGAGGGCAAGAGTACGACTAACAAGGAGAAGGCTCGTCGGAAGAACTTCATGATGACGCTGGGTAAGGCGAAAAGTAAGAATAAGCGGAGTCTGGTCGAGACAAGGAATGTTCTCAGGGCCCATCAGGAGAGACAGAAAAGAGGTGGACGGAGAGGAAATAACGGTTAA